The proteins below come from a single Rhinoraja longicauda isolate Sanriku21f chromosome 5, sRhiLon1.1, whole genome shotgun sequence genomic window:
- the fbxo28 gene encoding F-box only protein 28 translates to MAAERDGGEGSGGEVGPGGNEQLHQDNPLLTLPIVAIDSILGLMAYDEISGLRMVCKRMDAICQRLLNQGFLKVERYHSLCQKQVKAQLPRRESERRNHSLARHADILAAVETRLSLLNMTFMKYVDTSLCCFIPGKVIDEIYRVLRYVNSTRSPQRAHEVLQELRDISSMAMEYFDEKIVPILKKKLSNSDMSGRLLGVPPVPGPSTALTAVQLFSKQNPARQELCKLQLQLKAQGLNVTTTRREVSEIRVKYQEQLKQLQDQDQKILEQNQIIGEQNARLAELDRKLGEHALKHQQSEQKIKDLQELLEQVIETGTGGVQLPSGPGKRKKTSPEGSAKRLRSRK, encoded by the exons ATGGCGGCCGAGCGAGATGGCGGTGAGGGGTCCGGTGGCGAGGTGGGGCCCGGCGGCAACGAGCAGCTGCACCAGGACAAcccgctgctcaccctccccatcGTCGCCATCGACTCCATCCTCGGGCTGATGGCCTACGACGAGATCAGCGGCCTGCGGATG GTTTGTAAGCGGATGGATGCAATCTGCCAACGTCTGCTGAACCAGGGGTTCCTGAAGGTTGAGAGGTACCACAGCCTGTGTCAGAAGCAGGTCAAAGCCCAGCTGCCCCG GCGCGAGTCGGAGCGCAGGAACCACTCTCTGGCACGCCACGCGGACATCTTGGCGGCCGTGGAGACCAGGCTCTCCCTCCTGAACATGACCTTCATGAAGTACGTCGACACCAGTCTCTGCTGCTTCATCCCGGGCAAG GTGATCGATGAGATTTACCGGGTTCTGAGATACGTAAATTCTACGCGTTCCCCTCAGCGAGCCCATGAGGTATTGCAGGAACTACGGGACATCTCATCCATGGCCATGGAATACTTTGATGAGAAGATCGTTCCCATACTGAAGAAGAAACTGAGCAATTCGGACATGTCGGGTCGGCTACTGGGAGTGCCGCCAG TTCCTGGACCATCCACAGCCCTGACGGCAGTGCAGCTCTTCTCCAAGCAGAACCCGGCCCGGCAGGAGCTCTGCAAGCTGCAGCTGCAGCTGAAGGCGCAAGGACTGAACGTGACCACCACCCGGCGCGAGGTGTCCGAGATCCGCGTCAAGTACCAGGAGCAGCTGAAGCAGCTGCAGGACCAGGACCAGAAGATCCTGGAGCAGAACCAGATCATCGGTGAGCAGAAcgcccgcctagcagagctggaccGCAAGCTGGGGGAGCACGCCCTCAAGCACCAGCAGAGCGAGCAGAAGATCAAGGACCTGCAGGAGCTGCTGGAGCAGGTCATCGAGACTGGCACAGGGGGCGTGCAGCTGCCCAGCGGGCCCGGCAAGCGCAAGAAGACTTCTCCCGAGGGCAGTGCCAAGCGCCTTCGGAGCCGGAAGTGA